The following coding sequences lie in one Longimicrobium sp. genomic window:
- a CDS encoding Ig-like domain-containing protein: MMPSLRRLLAAAVVAAAMFAPSQGDAQRVVRVPPLYPTSPPRVIGPGVVDTTGLQFRVSQGRVLGPAALPATQGERISALEAARVLGRARPLAPDSAARDSFAFPAQTMPAPRAGATVVTGFPARDTAGSVPVPQVGTGALTVTRRAPEGEVPLGAEVTITFSQPMVPLSSVGNVEGRAVPARLSPQAPGRWQWIDVRTLRFEPQGRLPMATEFTVEIPAGTTSATGGRLADAVRWTFGTPAPRATGGWPYADAIGLQPVLVVRFDQDVSPATVLATITVQARGARVPVRLATAAEVEADADAQARVRGLEAGRWVAFRPVNPLPKGAQVTVTVEPGTPSAEGPRRTADRQVWEFTTFTSFIFVRGTCGFGGGCRPGMPLVMQFTTPLADSLFDASLVRVEPAIEGMRIAPQGYSLMIMGRTRPNTRYTVRVDAGLRDRFGQRLGTPATASIQVGPPVAQLWSAHNMVVLDPQGPRSVSVFARGHQRLRVRVHRVAPEEWFAFARGGGRQRGEPRRLPGREVSSRVVEPGGQPGDTREVAVDLTPALDGGLGQVVVAVEAVEGPTGWERNQSVYLWVQSTRIGLAAFGDATDLTAWASSLVDGRPLPGVEVRLHPAGTAATTGADGLATMALPAATGREAFIVARSGGDVALLAPGMGNAGWVHLARQPEHARVSWYTFTDRNLYRPGETVRFKGWARRMSFGKNGVIALPGRGTVDYQVRDSRGNEIAKGTAQLTELGGFDASFVVPQGANLGHASIQVSLAGSPNDSHGFSFLMQEFRRPEYEVSVTADEGPHFVGGGTEVVARASYFSGGGLPGAPVEWSVTATPGFFSPPGWDEWSFGPTRPWWWWRDGDDGGEESESFSGVTDASGAHAIRLDFDRAVPPRPFQVTANATVTDVNRQTWTSSASLLVHPSAVYLGMRTPRSWLEAGDTMELEMIAVGLDGKPVPGRTIDVRIRRNEWRFDDGRWREVEAGSESCSRVSGTTPVRCTFRVVGGDYRIEGVTTDAQGRRTFTTLRMWVAGPGVRFPGRGEENEARRVEMIPDKERYAVGDTARILLRLPFQPVRGVVTIGRSGIVRTEPFATEGATHTLRIAITEADVPNVWVQVDVTGATSGGTEERPTARGVDMATGTVMLRVPPLTRTLTVRAVPSDSTMLPDAEGSVEVEVRDAGGRPVAGAEVALVVVDEAVLALSGYRIPDPLLLFYRERGAGINALHLRPLVRVVAPDFAPAPGTLVGRVVNVQTGEPVGGVRVTVQGSTLSAVADAQGRFRIRGVPQRTLTLVTMQEGYAGAVQTVRVGADATAPLLLYLVSEQAEREGAMTADAMMESVTGNGASGMPVPVSAPPPPPPPAMALPMEAPPPPMAQLQLRASSAPQQQTTIAVRTNFDPLAVWMAAVRTDAQGRVRVPFRMPSNLTRYRVTAVAVEGATRFGLGESAITARQALMVRPSPPRFLNFGDRFELPVVLQNTTGAPMVVQVAARAVGVSFTDPGRRVTIPARDRVEVRLAAEAVQAGQARFQVVAAAADGATDAAEFSLPVYTPSTAEAFATYGNLAEGAATLPLDVPMDVIPSFGGLEVTTSSTALSELTDAFLYLVGYRFEGTEQIASRMIAVAALRDVLGAFNAEGLPSADSLRASVASDVRLLAARQNGDGGFAWWQRGRESAPYASIHAAHALQRVSEAGYDVPPEVLGRARNYLRAIPRNLPQAYPADARRALHAYALYTRRRMGDEVSGDVRRMVAEAGGVNQLQLETAGWLLSATAGERGPVEVRDSLLRLVNNRATETASTATFATRYTEGEYLLLHSARRTDAVVLEGLLAADPRNELVAKTVRGLLGNRVRGRWSNTQENAWVLLAVQRYFREYEAQTPDFVARVWLGDRLAGSAPFRGRSATRGQTEIPMRTLQQLRPPSLTVGMEGTGRLYYRAGLRYAPRDLVLTPMQRGFAVERTYEAVDSAGDVSRGEDGIWRVRAGARIRVIVTMTTPSRRLHVALIDPLPAGWEPVNNELRGAQPDGGGDGGPVRPMGRGADSFRGYWGGSWWEHQNLRDDRAEAFTSLLPAGVYSYTYVARATTPGLFIVPPPRAEEMYSPETFGRGGTDRVIVR; encoded by the coding sequence ATGATGCCCAGTCTCCGCCGTCTTCTTGCCGCCGCCGTGGTCGCCGCGGCCATGTTTGCGCCCTCGCAGGGGGATGCGCAGCGTGTGGTGCGCGTCCCTCCGCTGTATCCCACGTCGCCGCCGAGGGTGATCGGGCCGGGGGTGGTGGATACGACGGGGCTCCAGTTCCGCGTGTCGCAGGGGCGGGTGCTGGGGCCGGCGGCGCTCCCCGCGACGCAGGGGGAGAGGATCAGCGCGTTGGAGGCGGCGCGCGTGCTGGGGCGCGCACGGCCGCTGGCGCCGGATTCGGCGGCGCGCGACAGCTTCGCGTTCCCGGCGCAGACGATGCCCGCGCCGCGCGCCGGGGCCACCGTGGTCACCGGCTTCCCGGCGCGCGACACGGCGGGGTCGGTGCCGGTGCCGCAGGTGGGGACGGGCGCACTGACGGTCACGCGGCGCGCGCCGGAGGGGGAGGTGCCGCTGGGCGCGGAGGTGACGATCACCTTTTCGCAGCCGATGGTGCCGCTCTCGTCCGTGGGCAACGTGGAGGGGCGGGCGGTGCCGGCGCGGCTCTCTCCGCAGGCGCCGGGGCGGTGGCAGTGGATCGACGTGAGGACGCTGCGGTTCGAGCCGCAGGGGCGGCTGCCGATGGCGACGGAGTTCACGGTCGAGATCCCCGCCGGCACTACGTCCGCGACGGGCGGGCGGCTGGCGGACGCGGTGCGCTGGACGTTCGGCACGCCCGCGCCGCGCGCGACGGGCGGGTGGCCGTACGCCGACGCGATCGGATTGCAGCCGGTGCTCGTCGTCCGCTTCGACCAGGACGTCAGCCCCGCGACCGTCCTCGCCACCATCACGGTGCAGGCCCGTGGCGCGCGCGTGCCCGTGCGCCTGGCGACCGCCGCGGAGGTGGAGGCGGACGCGGATGCGCAGGCGCGGGTGCGGGGGCTGGAGGCGGGGCGCTGGGTCGCGTTCCGGCCCGTGAACCCGCTCCCAAAGGGTGCGCAGGTCACCGTCACGGTGGAGCCGGGCACGCCCTCGGCCGAGGGGCCGCGCCGCACCGCCGATCGCCAGGTGTGGGAGTTCACCACCTTTACGAGCTTCATCTTCGTCCGCGGCACCTGCGGCTTTGGCGGCGGGTGCAGGCCGGGGATGCCGCTCGTGATGCAGTTCACCACCCCGCTGGCGGACTCGCTCTTCGATGCGTCGCTCGTGCGCGTGGAGCCCGCCATCGAGGGGATGCGCATCGCCCCGCAGGGCTACTCGCTGATGATCATGGGGCGGACGCGGCCCAACACGCGCTACACGGTGCGGGTGGACGCGGGGCTGCGCGACCGGTTCGGGCAGCGGCTCGGCACGCCGGCGACGGCGTCGATCCAGGTGGGCCCGCCCGTGGCCCAGCTCTGGTCCGCGCACAACATGGTGGTGCTGGATCCGCAGGGGCCGCGCTCCGTCTCCGTGTTCGCGCGCGGGCACCAGCGGCTGCGCGTGCGGGTGCACCGCGTAGCGCCCGAGGAGTGGTTCGCCTTCGCGCGCGGCGGCGGGCGCCAGCGCGGTGAGCCGAGGCGCCTTCCCGGCCGCGAGGTCTCCAGCCGGGTGGTGGAGCCCGGCGGCCAGCCCGGCGACACGCGCGAGGTGGCGGTGGACCTGACCCCCGCGCTGGACGGCGGGCTGGGGCAGGTGGTGGTGGCGGTGGAGGCGGTGGAGGGTCCCACCGGCTGGGAGCGCAACCAGAGCGTGTACCTGTGGGTGCAGTCCACCCGCATCGGCCTCGCCGCCTTCGGCGACGCGACCGACCTGACGGCGTGGGCGAGCTCGCTGGTGGACGGGCGGCCGCTCCCCGGCGTGGAGGTGAGGCTGCATCCCGCGGGGACGGCCGCCACCACCGGCGCGGATGGGCTGGCGACGATGGCGCTCCCCGCGGCGACCGGGCGCGAGGCGTTTATCGTGGCGCGCTCCGGCGGCGACGTCGCGCTCCTGGCGCCGGGGATGGGGAACGCGGGGTGGGTGCATCTCGCGCGTCAGCCCGAGCACGCACGCGTGTCCTGGTACACTTTCACCGACCGCAACCTGTACCGCCCCGGCGAAACGGTGCGCTTCAAGGGGTGGGCGCGGCGGATGTCGTTCGGTAAAAACGGCGTCATTGCCCTTCCCGGCCGCGGCACCGTGGACTACCAGGTGCGCGACTCGCGCGGCAACGAGATCGCCAAGGGAACCGCGCAGCTCACCGAGCTGGGCGGCTTCGACGCGTCGTTCGTGGTGCCGCAGGGGGCCAACCTGGGCCACGCATCCATACAGGTGAGCCTGGCCGGGTCGCCGAACGACTCGCACGGCTTCTCCTTCCTCATGCAGGAGTTCCGCAGGCCCGAGTACGAGGTTTCGGTCACGGCCGACGAGGGCCCGCACTTCGTGGGAGGCGGAACGGAGGTGGTGGCGCGCGCGTCGTACTTCAGCGGCGGCGGCCTTCCCGGCGCGCCGGTGGAGTGGAGCGTGACGGCGACGCCCGGCTTCTTCTCCCCGCCGGGGTGGGACGAGTGGAGCTTTGGCCCCACGCGCCCCTGGTGGTGGTGGAGGGACGGCGACGACGGCGGCGAGGAGAGCGAGAGCTTCAGCGGCGTCACCGACGCGTCGGGGGCGCACGCGATCCGGCTGGACTTCGACCGCGCCGTTCCCCCGCGCCCCTTCCAGGTGACGGCGAACGCCACCGTCACCGACGTCAACCGGCAGACGTGGACCTCCAGCGCGTCGCTCCTGGTTCACCCGTCCGCGGTGTACCTGGGGATGAGGACGCCCCGCTCGTGGCTGGAGGCGGGCGACACGATGGAGCTGGAGATGATCGCCGTGGGGCTGGACGGGAAGCCGGTCCCCGGACGCACCATCGACGTGCGCATCCGCCGCAACGAGTGGCGCTTCGACGACGGGCGCTGGCGCGAGGTGGAGGCGGGGAGCGAGAGCTGCTCCCGCGTCTCCGGCACGACGCCGGTGCGCTGCACCTTTCGCGTGGTGGGCGGCGACTACCGCATCGAAGGGGTGACCACCGACGCGCAGGGGCGCCGCACCTTTACCACGCTGCGCATGTGGGTGGCGGGGCCTGGCGTGCGCTTCCCCGGCCGCGGCGAGGAGAACGAGGCGCGGCGCGTGGAGATGATACCGGACAAGGAGCGCTACGCCGTGGGCGACACGGCGCGCATCCTCCTGCGCCTCCCCTTCCAGCCGGTGCGCGGGGTGGTGACGATCGGGCGGAGCGGGATCGTGAGGACGGAGCCGTTTGCCACGGAGGGGGCCACGCACACGCTGCGCATCGCCATCACCGAGGCGGACGTGCCGAACGTGTGGGTGCAGGTGGACGTGACGGGTGCGACATCCGGCGGCACCGAGGAGCGTCCAACCGCCCGCGGCGTGGACATGGCGACCGGCACCGTGATGCTGCGCGTGCCGCCCCTCACCCGCACGCTGACCGTGCGCGCGGTGCCGTCGGACAGTACGATGCTGCCGGACGCGGAGGGCTCGGTGGAGGTGGAGGTGCGCGACGCCGGCGGGCGCCCCGTGGCCGGCGCCGAGGTGGCGCTGGTGGTGGTGGACGAGGCGGTGCTCGCGCTGAGCGGCTACCGCATCCCCGATCCGCTCCTCCTCTTCTACCGGGAGCGCGGGGCGGGGATCAACGCGCTGCACCTGCGGCCGCTGGTGCGGGTGGTGGCGCCCGACTTCGCGCCGGCGCCCGGGACGCTGGTGGGGCGCGTGGTGAACGTGCAGACCGGCGAGCCGGTGGGCGGCGTGCGGGTGACGGTGCAGGGCTCCACGCTCTCCGCCGTGGCCGATGCGCAGGGCCGCTTCCGCATCCGCGGGGTGCCGCAGCGGACGCTGACCCTGGTCACGATGCAGGAGGGCTACGCGGGCGCCGTCCAGACGGTGCGCGTGGGGGCGGACGCGACCGCGCCGCTGCTGCTTTACCTCGTCAGCGAGCAGGCGGAGAGGGAAGGGGCAATGACGGCCGATGCCATGATGGAGTCGGTGACCGGCAATGGGGCCAGCGGCATGCCCGTGCCGGTGTCCGCCCCGCCGCCGCCCCCGCCGCCTGCGATGGCTCTGCCCATGGAGGCGCCGCCGCCGCCGATGGCCCAGCTACAGCTCCGCGCGAGCTCGGCGCCGCAGCAGCAGACGACGATCGCGGTGCGCACCAACTTCGACCCGCTGGCCGTGTGGATGGCGGCCGTGCGCACCGATGCGCAGGGGCGGGTGCGGGTACCGTTCCGGATGCCGTCGAACCTGACGCGCTACCGGGTGACGGCGGTCGCGGTGGAGGGCGCCACCCGCTTCGGCCTGGGCGAGAGCGCCATCACCGCGCGCCAGGCGCTGATGGTGAGGCCGTCGCCGCCGCGCTTCCTCAACTTCGGCGACCGCTTCGAGCTCCCCGTCGTCCTCCAGAACACCACGGGGGCGCCGATGGTGGTGCAAGTGGCGGCGCGCGCCGTGGGGGTGAGCTTCACCGATCCGGGCCGGCGCGTCACCATCCCCGCGCGCGACCGGGTGGAGGTGCGCCTGGCCGCCGAGGCCGTGCAGGCCGGGCAGGCGCGCTTCCAGGTGGTGGCCGCCGCGGCGGATGGCGCGACGGACGCGGCGGAGTTCTCGCTCCCCGTCTACACCCCGTCCACGGCCGAGGCGTTCGCCACCTACGGCAACCTGGCCGAGGGCGCGGCCACCCTTCCGCTCGACGTGCCGATGGACGTCATCCCGTCGTTCGGCGGGCTGGAGGTGACCACTTCGTCCACTGCGCTGAGCGAGCTGACGGACGCCTTCCTCTACCTGGTGGGCTACCGCTTCGAGGGGACGGAGCAGATCGCGTCGCGGATGATCGCCGTGGCGGCGCTGCGCGACGTTCTGGGCGCCTTCAACGCCGAGGGGCTGCCCTCCGCGGACTCGCTGCGCGCCTCGGTCGCCTCGGACGTGCGGCTGCTGGCCGCGCGCCAGAACGGCGACGGCGGGTTCGCGTGGTGGCAGCGCGGGCGCGAGTCGGCGCCGTACGCCAGCATCCACGCCGCGCACGCCCTGCAGCGGGTGAGCGAGGCCGGGTACGACGTGCCGCCGGAGGTCCTCGGCCGCGCGCGCAACTACCTGCGCGCCATCCCCCGCAACCTGCCGCAGGCGTACCCCGCGGACGCGCGCCGCGCGCTGCACGCCTACGCCCTCTACACCCGCCGCCGCATGGGGGACGAGGTGTCGGGCGACGTGCGCCGGATGGTGGCCGAGGCGGGCGGGGTGAACCAGCTCCAGCTGGAGACGGCCGGGTGGCTCCTCTCGGCGACGGCGGGGGAGCGCGGGCCGGTGGAGGTGCGCGACTCGCTTCTGCGCCTGGTGAACAACCGCGCGACGGAGACGGCTTCGACGGCCACCTTCGCCACGCGCTACACGGAGGGCGAGTACCTGCTGCTGCACTCGGCGCGGCGCACGGACGCGGTGGTGCTGGAAGGGCTCCTGGCCGCCGACCCGCGCAACGAGCTGGTGGCCAAAACGGTGCGCGGGCTCCTGGGGAACCGGGTCCGCGGGCGCTGGAGCAACACGCAGGAGAACGCGTGGGTGCTGCTGGCGGTGCAGCGCTACTTCCGCGAGTACGAGGCGCAGACCCCCGACTTCGTCGCCCGCGTCTGGCTGGGCGACCGGCTGGCGGGGAGCGCGCCCTTCCGCGGCCGCTCCGCCACCCGCGGGCAGACGGAGATCCCGATGCGCACCCTCCAGCAGCTCCGCCCCCCGTCACTCACGGTGGGGATGGAGGGGACGGGGCGTCTGTACTACCGCGCCGGCCTCCGCTACGCCCCGCGCGACCTGGTGCTCACGCCGATGCAGCGCGGCTTCGCGGTGGAGCGCACCTACGAGGCGGTGGACAGCGCGGGCGACGTGTCGCGCGGCGAGGACGGGATCTGGCGGGTGCGCGCGGGCGCGCGCATCCGTGTGATAGTAACGATGACGACCCCGTCGCGCCGGCTGCACGTGGCACTGATCGATCCGCTCCCGGCCGGGTGGGAGCCGGTGAACAACGAGCTGCGCGGTGCCCAGCCAGACGGCGGCGGTGACGGCGGGCCGGTGCGGCCGATGGGGCGCGGGGCGGATTCGTTCCGCGGCTACTGGGGCGGGAGCTGGTGGGAGCACCAGAACCTGCGCGACGACCGCGCGGAGGCGTTCACGTCGCTGCTGCCGGCGGGAGTGTACAGCTACACGTACGTGGCCCGCGCCACCACCCCGGGGCTCTTCATCGTCCCGCCCCCGCGCGCGGAGGAGATGTACTCGCCCGAGACGTTCGGGCGCGGGGGGACGGACCGGGTGATCGTGCGGTAG
- a CDS encoding MarR family transcriptional regulator → MPLTPELDPTPAEAQSLTLRLWAALARAYGAVQAHAADDLARHGLTPAEFGVLEALLHRGPMLLGEVQRRILVSSGGITYLVDRLEKRGLVERRGHPLDRRARLAALTEEGESLVKRIHPEHTARIKAALASLGKKEKREAIRLLRALVGDGDAPSPRPPPPPAGAQGG, encoded by the coding sequence ATGCCCCTCACCCCCGAGCTCGATCCCACGCCCGCCGAGGCGCAATCGCTCACGCTGCGGTTGTGGGCGGCGCTGGCGCGCGCGTACGGCGCCGTGCAGGCCCACGCCGCGGACGACCTGGCGCGCCACGGCCTCACGCCGGCGGAGTTCGGCGTCCTGGAAGCGCTCCTCCACCGCGGCCCCATGCTCCTGGGCGAGGTGCAGCGGCGCATCCTGGTCTCCAGCGGCGGCATCACCTACCTGGTGGACCGCCTGGAGAAGCGCGGCCTCGTGGAGCGCCGCGGCCACCCGCTCGACCGCCGCGCCCGCCTCGCCGCGCTCACCGAGGAGGGCGAGTCGCTGGTGAAGCGCATCCACCCCGAGCACACCGCGCGCATCAAGGCCGCGCTCGCCTCCCTGGGCAAAAAGGAGAAGCGCGAAGCCATCCGCCTCCTGCGGGCGCTCGTGGGGGACGGGGATGCCCCCTCCCCCCGGCCCCCTCCCCCGCCTGCGGGGGCGCAGGGCGGGTGA
- the ligD gene encoding non-homologous end-joining DNA ligase, with amino-acid sequence MSPRSTLKESAGTELIPQRGKECEVQVGGRVVRLTNLHKPFWPEDGITKGDLLRYYLSVSQWLLPHLRGRAMVMKRYPNGYKGPFFFMKRTPPGAPEWLKTCAIEHRSKSIIDFPIIEDEASLLWAVNLGCIDLNQWYGVCEDYNRPDYLHFDLDPVPGADFARVRQVALHVRDALARQGMKSYPKTTGSKGIHIYVPIVRGPLQKQVWTYAKWFAQTLEKRFPDLVTAEYRIAKRPAGRVLVDYNQNAWGRTLASVYSVRPKPGATVSAPVTWDEVEAGIEIEDFTLRNVPARVAELGDLYRPLVLNRGRFDLSKVM; translated from the coding sequence ATGAGCCCCCGATCCACCTTAAAGGAAAGCGCCGGCACGGAGCTGATCCCGCAGCGCGGCAAGGAGTGCGAGGTGCAGGTGGGAGGGCGGGTGGTACGGCTCACCAACCTCCACAAGCCGTTCTGGCCGGAGGATGGGATCACCAAGGGCGACCTGCTGCGCTACTACCTCTCTGTTTCGCAGTGGCTGCTGCCGCACCTGCGCGGGCGGGCGATGGTGATGAAGCGCTATCCCAACGGCTACAAGGGCCCGTTCTTCTTCATGAAGCGTACGCCGCCGGGCGCGCCCGAGTGGCTGAAGACGTGCGCAATCGAGCACAGGTCCAAAAGCATCATCGACTTCCCCATCATCGAAGACGAAGCGTCGCTGCTCTGGGCGGTGAACCTGGGGTGCATCGACCTCAACCAGTGGTACGGCGTGTGTGAGGATTACAACCGCCCCGACTACCTTCACTTCGACCTCGACCCCGTCCCCGGCGCAGACTTCGCGCGCGTGCGGCAGGTGGCGCTCCACGTGCGCGACGCGCTGGCCAGGCAGGGGATGAAGAGCTACCCCAAGACCACGGGGAGCAAGGGGATCCACATCTACGTGCCCATCGTGCGCGGGCCGCTGCAGAAGCAGGTGTGGACCTACGCCAAGTGGTTCGCGCAGACGCTGGAGAAACGCTTCCCCGATCTGGTGACCGCCGAGTACCGCATCGCGAAGCGGCCCGCCGGGCGCGTGCTCGTGGACTACAACCAGAACGCGTGGGGGCGCACGCTGGCGTCCGTCTACTCCGTCCGCCCCAAGCCCGGCGCCACCGTCTCTGCGCCAGTCACCTGGGACGAGGTGGAGGCGGGGATCGAGATCGAGGATTTCACCCTGCGCAACGTCCCCGCGCGCGTGGCCGAGCTGGGCGACCTGTACCGCCCGCTCGTGCTGAACCGCGGCCGCTTCGACCTTTCGAAGGTGATGTGA
- a CDS encoding ATP-dependent DNA ligase yields the protein MELPIALDYAPMEAESQAEIPAGEGWQYEPKWDGFRCLAFRDGDEVDLRSKSGKPLARYFPDVVENLRSLRANRFVLDGEIVVPVGDSLSFEELQLRLHPAASRVQKLAAAHPAVFITFDLLLGARGAPLVERPLAERRPKLEAFAEQFFGDDERIRLSRATTDPAQANDWLCGGVKGLDGIMAKRLDAAYASGERTAMVKVKNLRSAECVVGGFRYAAKKKIVGSLLLGLYTADGLLHHVGFCSAIPEEERARLTPELERLVQAPGFTGSAPGGPSRWSTERSTQWEPLASKLVVEVQYDHFSGDRFRHGTRFLRWRPDKDPRLCSMEQVVKDSRSTAALL from the coding sequence ATGGAGCTGCCGATCGCGCTGGACTACGCGCCCATGGAGGCCGAATCGCAGGCGGAGATTCCCGCGGGCGAAGGGTGGCAGTACGAGCCCAAGTGGGACGGCTTCCGCTGCCTCGCCTTCCGCGACGGCGACGAGGTGGATCTGCGCTCCAAGAGCGGCAAGCCGCTCGCGCGCTACTTCCCCGACGTGGTGGAGAACCTCCGGTCGCTGCGCGCCAACCGCTTCGTGCTGGATGGCGAGATCGTGGTGCCCGTGGGCGATTCGCTCAGCTTCGAGGAGCTGCAGCTGCGCCTGCACCCCGCCGCGAGCCGCGTGCAGAAGCTGGCCGCCGCGCACCCCGCTGTCTTCATCACCTTCGACCTGCTGCTGGGCGCCCGCGGCGCTCCGTTGGTCGAGCGCCCGCTAGCCGAGCGGCGCCCGAAGCTGGAGGCTTTCGCGGAGCAGTTCTTCGGGGACGACGAGCGCATCCGACTCTCGCGCGCCACCACGGACCCGGCGCAGGCGAACGACTGGCTTTGCGGCGGCGTGAAGGGGCTGGACGGCATCATGGCCAAGCGCCTGGACGCCGCCTACGCCAGCGGCGAGCGCACGGCGATGGTAAAGGTGAAGAACCTGCGCTCTGCCGAATGCGTGGTGGGCGGCTTCCGCTACGCCGCGAAGAAGAAGATCGTCGGCTCGCTCCTGCTGGGCCTCTACACGGCGGACGGGCTGCTGCACCACGTCGGCTTCTGCAGCGCAATTCCGGAGGAGGAGCGCGCGCGCCTGACTCCCGAGCTGGAGAGGCTGGTGCAGGCGCCGGGCTTCACCGGCTCCGCGCCGGGCGGGCCGAGCCGTTGGAGCACGGAGCGCTCCACGCAGTGGGAGCCGCTGGCCAGCAAGCTCGTCGTGGAGGTGCAGTACGATCACTTCAGCGGCGACCGCTTCCGCCACGGCACCCGCTTCCTGCGCTGGCGGCCGGACAAGGACCCGCGCCTGTGCAGCATGGAGCAGGTCGTCAAGGACAGCCGATCGACGGCGGCGCTGTTGTAG
- a CDS encoding DUF885 domain-containing protein: MSRTVLLALALAGCAPAAPRTAPEPAPANAAQQARYDRFARTFLDWYYAANPVRSTGLGIHRFDERLPDLTRPAIDRRNAELRRFLAELGTIDRASLNEDARFDHQILDHALRAELLEWEEVRGWQKDPSYYNGVVASGLASIASREFAPAPRRMELLIARMEGIPAVLAAARANLAGVPQLWATDAVRNTRGTVSFLRQDLPAALAAQGADRADPALRTRFEAARTRAIAEMEGYAAWLERDVLPTARGDFRLGRSVFERKVKYEEFVDLSADQLRDVNERAIRDYHAWVAREAARIDTRRTPLQVMDSITRVHPTPEQLIPTARAQLDTIRRFIVERGIVTLPSDRMPVVRPTPEYARQGFASMDTPGPFEVVATEAFYNITNVDPAWTAEQKEQHLTYFNYPGLLGITVHEAMPGHFVQLLYRSQIPTEVRKVFTPASLVEGWAHYTEQMMVDEGLGGGSPAVRLGQLRRALQRHARWHAGLSMHAYGASVEDAAKRFEEIAFFAPFPALRETQRGTNDPTYLYYALGRMQILKLRDDYRRHLESQGKPFSLREFHDRFLRLGLPVSLARRAMIPGDTAAGL; encoded by the coding sequence ATGAGCCGTACCGTCCTGCTCGCGCTGGCGCTGGCCGGGTGCGCCCCCGCGGCGCCCCGCACCGCCCCCGAGCCCGCGCCCGCGAACGCCGCCCAGCAGGCGCGCTACGACCGCTTCGCGCGCACCTTTCTGGACTGGTACTACGCCGCCAACCCGGTGCGCTCCACCGGCCTGGGGATCCACCGCTTCGACGAGCGCCTCCCAGACCTCACGCGCCCCGCCATCGACCGCCGCAACGCCGAGCTGCGCCGCTTCCTGGCGGAGCTGGGCACCATTGACCGCGCGTCGCTCAACGAGGACGCGAGGTTCGACCACCAGATCCTGGACCACGCCCTGCGCGCCGAGCTGCTGGAGTGGGAGGAGGTGCGTGGCTGGCAAAAGGACCCGTCGTACTACAACGGCGTGGTCGCCAGTGGGCTGGCGTCGATCGCGTCGCGCGAGTTCGCGCCCGCGCCCCGGCGGATGGAGCTGCTGATCGCGCGCATGGAAGGGATCCCCGCCGTCCTGGCCGCCGCGCGCGCCAACCTCGCCGGCGTCCCGCAGCTCTGGGCGACGGATGCGGTGCGGAACACGCGCGGCACGGTGAGCTTCCTGCGCCAGGACCTCCCGGCCGCCCTCGCCGCGCAGGGCGCCGACCGCGCCGATCCGGCGCTGCGCACCCGCTTCGAGGCCGCTCGCACCCGCGCCATCGCCGAAATGGAGGGATACGCGGCGTGGCTGGAGCGGGACGTGCTGCCGACGGCCCGCGGGGACTTCCGGCTGGGGCGCTCCGTCTTCGAGCGGAAGGTAAAGTACGAGGAGTTCGTCGACCTCTCGGCGGACCAGCTTCGCGACGTGAACGAGCGCGCCATCCGCGACTACCACGCGTGGGTGGCCCGCGAGGCGGCGCGCATCGACACGCGCCGCACCCCGCTGCAGGTGATGGACTCCATCACGCGCGTGCACCCCACGCCCGAGCAGCTCATCCCCACCGCCCGCGCGCAGCTGGACACCATCCGCCGCTTCATCGTGGAGCGCGGCATCGTCACGCTGCCCAGCGACCGGATGCCGGTGGTGCGCCCCACGCCGGAGTACGCGCGGCAGGGCTTCGCCTCCATGGACACCCCCGGTCCCTTTGAAGTCGTCGCCACGGAGGCGTTCTACAACATCACCAACGTGGACCCCGCGTGGACGGCGGAGCAGAAGGAGCAGCACCTCACCTACTTCAACTACCCGGGCCTCCTGGGGATCACGGTGCACGAGGCGATGCCCGGGCACTTCGTGCAGCTCCTCTACCGCTCGCAGATCCCCACCGAGGTGCGCAAGGTCTTCACGCCCGCCTCGCTGGTCGAGGGGTGGGCGCACTACACGGAGCAGATGATGGTGGACGAGGGGCTGGGCGGCGGCAGCCCGGCGGTGCGGCTGGGCCAGCTTCGGCGCGCCCTGCAGCGGCACGCGCGCTGGCACGCCGGCCTCTCGATGCACGCCTACGGCGCGTCGGTGGAAGACGCGGCGAAGCGGTTCGAGGAGATTGCCTTCTTCGCCCCCTTCCCCGCCCTGCGCGAGACGCAGCGCGGCACCAACGACCCTACGTACCTGTACTACGCGCTGGGCCGCATGCAGATCCTGAAGCTGCGCGACGACTACCGCCGCCACCTGGAATCGCAGGGCAAGCCCTTCTCCCTGCGCGAGTTCCACGACCGCTTCCTGCGTCTGGGCCTCCCCGTCTCCCTCGCGCGCCGGGCGATGATCCCGGGGGATACGGCGGCGGGGCTGTAG